The proteins below come from a single Cricetulus griseus strain 17A/GY chromosome 6, alternate assembly CriGri-PICRH-1.0, whole genome shotgun sequence genomic window:
- the Eif3m gene encoding eukaryotic translation initiation factor 3 subunit M, which produces MSVPAFIDISEEDQAAELRAYLKSKGAEISEENSEGGLHVDLAQIIEACDVCLKEDDKDVESVMNSVVSLLLILEPDKQEALIESLCEKLVKFREGERPSLRLQLLSNLFHGMDKNTPVRYTVYCSLIKVAASCGAIQYIPTELDQVRKWISDWKLTTEKKHTLLRLLYEALVDCKKSDAASKVMVELLGSYTEDNASQARVDAHRCIVRALKDPNAFLFDHLLTLKPVKFLEGELIHDLLTIFVSAKLASYVKFYQNNKDFIDSLGLLHEQNMAKMRLLTFMGMAVENKEISFDTMQQELQIGADDVEAFVIDAVRTKMVYCKIDQTQRKVVVSHSTHRTFGKQQWQQLYDTLNAWKLNLNKVKNSLLSLSDT; this is translated from the exons ATGAGCGTCCCGGCTTTCATCGACATCAGCGAGGAAGACCAG GCAGCTGAACTTCGTGCTTATTTGAAATCAAAAGGAGCTGAGATCTCAGAAGAGAACTCGGAAGGTGGACTTCATGTAGATTTAGCTCAGATTATTGAAGCCTGTGATGTGTGTCTGAAGGAAGATGATaaag ATGTTGAAAGTGTGATGAACAGTGTGGTATCCCTCCTCTTGATCCTGGAACCAGACAAGCAAGAAGCATTGATTGAAAGTCTGTGTGAAAAGTTAGTCAAGTTTCGGGAAGGTGAACGCCCGTCTCTGAGACTACAATT GCTCAGCAACCTTTTCCACGGGATGGATAAGAACACTCCTGTAAGATACACAGTGTACTGCAGCCTCATCAAGGTGGCAGCATCGTGTGGGGCCATCCAGTACATCCCAACTGAGCTGGATCAA GTGAGAAAATGGATTTCCGACTGGAAGCTCACCACTGAAAAGAAACACACCCTTTTAAGACTACTTTATGAGGCACTCGTGGATTGTAAGAAAAG TGATGCTGCATCAAAGGTCATGGTGGAGTTGCTGGGGAGTTACACAGAAGACAATGCTTCCCAGGCTCGAGTTGATGCCCACAG GTGTATTGTGCGGGCACTGAAGGATCCAAATGCCTTTCTTTTTGACCATCTTCTTACTCTAAAGCCAGTCAAATTTTTGGAAGGCGAGCTTATCCATGAT TTATTAACCATTTTTGTGAGTGCTAAATTGGCATCATATGTCAAGTTCTATCAGAATAATAAAGATTTCATTGATTCACTTG GCCTGTTACATGAACAAAATATGGCAAAAATGAGACTCCTCACTTTCATGGGAATGGCAGTGGAAAATAAAGAGATTTCTTTTGATACAATGCAACAAGAGCTACAGATTGGAGCTGATGATGTTGAAGCATTTGTTATTGATG CTGTAAGAACTAAAATGGTCTACTGCAAAATTGATCAGACCCAGAGAAAAGTAGTTGTCAG tCACAGCACACATCGGACATTTGGAAAACAGCAGTGGCAGCAGCTGTACGACACTCTAAATGCCTGGAAACTAAACTTGAACAAAGTGAAAAATAGCCTTTTGAGTCTTTCAGATACCTGA